In Helianthus annuus cultivar XRQ/B chromosome 9, HanXRQr2.0-SUNRISE, whole genome shotgun sequence, the following are encoded in one genomic region:
- the LOC110878470 gene encoding uncharacterized protein LOC110878470 isoform X2, translating to MDFPSFNHHHHRYAPPPPPTNFPDDRSNYYPPHHHIPSVNHLPPPPPLPYPHPPPPPPPPLSVHVPRPSQSYNPDFTFLDAQKSSFFTHNRSSPPRVSGSSHSYRFDYRNDFRSDPARVPSELPHRNRVLPEEHQDYHRSMYSSNPQSESYYKSASRFIDDNINDGYGSSIVSSNIDSYASVRSVVIGGKSSTGKDYVDKYEPRYVSMSENDRIWEHHGDEDPKWVMKVKSEVGRNDGGSFAYGRERERDRDYEHESGKFNRVREGRDREEFKQVQKKSVLLRIGKPNNTNRNRNYEQHASKGYLVESNSCNHRGKDKGKDRDRDRDHTGKECRVEGDRARSPVDLDVSFKSNALVAKPVVTPSSPLSDNSNTQTKNRKVKRVNEFGSPLSKFSERSTRSRSSSRGFDSPSSSEKAPKQQTHKDSVSNEDNSSLPAPVLDQGDGNGGSKAQPLSFRLKKKRKLMNPASRSFNFQLAVKDDKIIKGENLENTPTAPVSGAIPFPTLEETVDSIVDKSPQASVLEKDGSEVRNPNPHCMNSFADDCTENKNLNAQNVSMINDGLVNELNQQPCGNDVSVNLENDAQNISPDVRLSLGGTDISVASGHNQVEIQKASTESNAGFDVVNFSNSLCNEPVQTQEMNLSLHCINSFDDDCTENKSLTGQNVSMINDGLANELHQQQCGNEVSVNLENDTQNITTDVRLSLSGTDIANVVDASNSLCNEPVKIQETSTVSDMNNPLDSCTDDIDIIIVSPEKSDDQGFLDDVSRKEDESQLLEGSTSNQISFNRSNEYSEDALKDSIHTDIFAEDNATRSSSHKEHSFDKDAITEMVTPISTSVLVPSPDHREQLTTDFKDDLPPLSSIVSAFVTDSNGKSGEYRPDILTGIFSPEKVSSFSDSQSLVSKSTDKRISSYLGNLENDDNIIVKSVSKDIALSNAPKTGIKTSSVKTLGSNTNLQGSNLPLTKPSSVPAVPRVVAARSSPSLTNSRISNKTANNATKPRTWRRSSSSPAPVPPPPKQTAMGQNSYIRSGNSLVRKAAPVTAVASRSSVYQLNPSAPNEARNSAVSGNKVNNTYSRVAGSGASVVRPKTPPLSGGTKLPDCPTYSRDMSSSPLELLPASPVEGSPVVQKVSEDQIRASNNSESQKVEDEVATGKKIQYVKRKSNQLVAASSSDQSVQELDKTQASSSSDSYYKRRKNQLIRTIAGNDSANTDVGKASKNSFKRQSGKVWTLTSHSLGKDGVSLRQKLRPQLFPWKRSRNLMNLSASISSNSSLSSISRKLLLSRKRETLYTRSKHGFSLRMSKLLSVGGSSLKWSKSIERNSKRTNEEATLAVAAAEKKKREQHGTVSATAEIKRRNNMSRVRIFRIGSVRYKMDPSKRTLQRISDGEPSNSMQSKEEIRKSYVPKRLKIGHDEYVRIGNGNQLVRNPKRRTRVFANEKVRWSLHTARTRLAKKKKFCQFFTRFGKCNKDDGKCPYIHDSSKIAVCTKFLNGSCSNPNCKLTHKVIPERMQDCSYFLQGLCSNNHCPYRHVNVNSAASVCEGFLKGYCADGNECRKKHSYACPAFEATGKCSQGTKCRLHHPKNQLKRKQPSSMDQQQKNSRGRYFGSVRVEEATGVSEKGVSEKLYLKNDDMDDDVDLCQEGKFAEYISLDVGNEEVGEVTGEARTSLMISEPLGLDADEFDELTKPIGIMNRVVLDSPSECDMGVS from the exons ATGGACTTCCCGTcgttcaaccaccaccaccacaggtaCGCCCCTCCTCCTCCTCCCACCAATTTCCCCGACGACCGCTCTAATTACTACCCTCCGCACCACCACATCCCGTCAGTCAACCACctccctccaccaccaccacttccataccctcatccaccaccaccgccgccaccaccgctTTCCGTTCACGTTCCTCGACCGTCGCAATCGTACAATCCGGATTTCACCTTTCTTGACGCCCAAAAATCCTCCTTTTTCACCCACAACCGCTCGTCGCCACCTAGGGTTTCCGGTTCCAGCCACTCTTATCGATTTGATTACCGGAATGATTTTAGATCGGATCCGGCTAGGGTTCCGTCGGAACTACCTCACCGGAATCGGGTTCTACCAGAGGAGCATCAGGATTATCACCGCAGTATGTATTCGTCGAATCCCCAATCTGAAAGTTATTATAAATCTGCTAGTAGGTTTATAGATGATAATATCAATGATGGATATGGTAGTAGTATTGTTTCTAGTAACATTGATAGTTATGCGTCTGTTCGGTCTGTTGTGATTGGCGGTAAGTCGTCTACCGGCAAGGATTATGTTGACAAGTATGAGCCTCGGTATGTGTCGATGTCGGAGAATGATAGGATTTGGGAGCATCATGGGGACGAGGATCCGAAATGGGTGATGAAGGTGAAGAGTGAAGTGGGGCGTAATGATGGGGGTTCGTTTGCGTATGGTAGAGAGCGAGAGCGAGACCGGGATTATGAGCACGAATCAGGTAAGTTTAATAGGGTTAGGGAAGGTAGAGACAGAGAGGAGTTTAAGCAAGTGCAAAAGAAGAGTGTTTTACTTAGGATAGGAAAACCGAATAATACTAATAGGAATCGAAACTACGAACAACACGCATCTAAAGGTTACTTAGTTGAATCGAACAGTTGTAATCATAGGGGTAAAGATAAAGGTAAAGATAGGGATAGGGATAGAGACCACACAGGTAAAGAGTGTAGGGTAGAGGGAGACAGAGCGCGTAGCCCTGTAGATCTTGACGTGTCTTTTAAATCTAACGCTTTAGTCGCTAAGCCTGTTGTAACACCCTCAAGTCCGTTGTCTGACAATAGCAACACACAAACTAAGAATCGAAAGGTTAAAAGAGTTAACGAGTTTGGTTCACCGTTATCAAAATTCAGTGAGCGTTCAACGAGGTCTCGAAGCTCTTCACGTGGGTTTGACAGCCCTTCTAGCTCTGAAAAGGCTCCAAAGCAACAAACGCATAAAGATTCTGTTTCTAATGAGGACAACAGTTCTTTGCCGGCCCCGGTTTTAGATCAGGGTGATGGCAATGGAGGATCTAAAGCACAACCCCTGTCATTTAGGCTTAAGAAGAAAAGGAAATTAATGAATCCTGCTTCTCGTTCATTTAATTTTCAGTTGGCAGTGAAAGATGATAAAATTATCAAGGGTGAGAATTTAGAAAATACCCCAACTGCACCTGTTTCTGGCGCCATTCCATTTCCTACTCTAGAAGAAACGGTTGACAGTATAGTGGATAAATCTCCACAGGCTAGCGTTTTAGAGAAAGACGGTTCAGAAGTTCGGAACCCGAACCCTCATTGTATGAACAGTTTTGCTGATGACTGCACTGAAAACAAGAACTTAAATGCACAGAATGTATCTATGATAAATGATGGTCTAGTGAACGAACTTAACCAGCAGCCCTGTGGAAATGACGTTTCCGTGAATCTCGAGAATGATGCCCAGAATATATCTCCAGACGTTAGGCTGTCATTGGGCGGTACTGATATTTCTGTTGCATCAGGGCACAATCAAGTTGAGATTCAGAAAGCATCCACAGAGTCAAATGCGGGTTTTGATGTAGTCAATTTTTCTAACAGTTTGTGCAATGAACCGGTCCAAACACAAGAAATGAACTTGAGTCTTCACTGTATAAACAGTTTTGATGATGACTGCACTGAAAACAAGAGCTTAACTGGACAGAATGTGTCTATGATAAATGATGGTCTAGCGAACGAACTTCACCAGCAGCAGTGTGGAAACGAAGTTTCAGTGAATCTTGAGAACGATACCCAGAATATAACTACAGATGTTAGGCTGTCACTCAGTGGTACTGATATAGCTAATGTAGTTGATGCATCTAACAGCTTGTGCAATGAACCGGTCAAAATACAAGAAACGAGTACTGTTTCTGACATGAACAACCCTTTAGATTCTTGTACTGATGATATTGATATTATTATCGTATCTCCTGAAAAGAGTGATGATCAAGGTTTTCTTGATGACGTATCCAGAAAAGAAGATGAAAGCCAATTGTTGGAGGGTAGTACTAGCAATCAAATATCTTTTAATAGGTCAAATGAATACTCTGAAGATGCTCTTAAAGATTCTATCCATACTGATATCTTTGCCGAAGATAACGCAACACGAAGTAGTTCACATAAGGAGCATTCTTTTGATAAAGATGCAATTACTGAGATGGTAACTCCGATTTCTACATCAGTTCTGGTACCGAGTCCTGACCATAGAGAGCAACTTACTACAGATTTTAAGGATGATTTACCACCCTTGTCAAGTATTGTGTCTGCATTTGTTACAGACTCAAATGGTAAATCGGGGGAATATAGGCCTGATATACTAACCGGTATCTTTTCTCCCGAAAAAGTTTCCAGTTTTTCAGACTCACAGTCGCTGGTTAGCAAATCAACAGATAAAAGGATATCATCTTATTTGGGTAATCTTGAGAACGATGACAATATTATCGTAAAGTCTGTATCGAAAGACATTGCTCTGTCAAATGCTCCTAAAACGGGTATAAAAACTAGCAGTGTTAAGACTCTAGGCTCCAATACAAATCTCCAGGGATCAAATTTGCCATTGACGAAGCCGAGTTCTGTGCCTGCGGTACCACGAGTTGTCGCAGCCCGTTCGTCTCCATCCTTAACAAACTCAAGAATCAGCAACAAAACCGCAAACAACGCAACGAAGCCTCGAACCTGGCGTAGATCTTCTAGCAGTCCCGCTCCTGTTCCTCCGCCACCTAAACAAACTGCAATGGGTCAGAACTCATATATTCGAAGTGGTAACAGTCTTGTAAGAAAAGCCGCCCCTGTGACTGCCGTTGCTTCAAGGTCCTCTGTTTATCAGTTGAATCCTTCAGCCCCGAATGAAGCAAGAAATAGTGCTGTATCAGGAAATAAAGTGAATAATACTTACTCAAGAGTAGCTGGCTCCGGTGCTTCTGTCGTGAGGCCCAAAACACCACCCCTGTCAGGCGGCACCAAATTACCAGATTGCCCTACGTATTCGAGAGATATGTCATCTTCGCCACTTGAACTTCTGCCTGCGTCCCCTGTTGAAGGAAGTCCTGTTGTGCAAAAGGTATCAGAAGATCAAATTCGTGCATCTAACAATTCTGAAAGCCAGAAGGTAGAAGATGAAGTGGCTACAGGAAAAAAGATACAATACGTGAAGCGGAAATCAAACCAGCTGGTTGCTGCGTCGTCTAGTGATCAATCCGTTCAGGAGTTGGATAAGACACAAGCATCGTCATCATCAGATAGCTACTATAAGAGGAGAAAAAATCAACTTATTAGAACAATCGCCGGAAATGACTCAGCAAACACGGATGTGGGCAAAGCTTCAAAGAACAGTTTTAAGCGACAGTCTGGTAAAG TTTGGACGCTTACCTCACACTCACTGGGAAAAGATGGTGTCTCGTTACGTCAGAAGCTGAGGCCCCAATTGTTCCCTTGGAAAAGATCAAGAAATTTGATGAATCTCTCAGCCTCTATATCCAGTAATAGCTCATTATCTTCTATCAG TCGCAAGTTGCTGCTTTCAAGAAAGAGAGAGACGCTCTACACAAGGTCAAAGCATGGGTTTTCTCTTCGTATGTCCAAGTTATTAAGTGTTGGTGGTTCCAGTTTAAAATGGTCAAAATCCATAGAGAGGAACTCAAAAAGAACTAATGAG GAAGCTACACTTGCAGTTGCAGCAGCTGAGAAGAAAAAGAGAGAACAACATGGGACTGTTTCTGCTACGGCTGAAATAAAAAGAAGGAATAACATGTCAA GAGTTCGGATATTTCGTATTGGGTCGGTCAGATACAAAATGGATCCTTCTAAGAGGACACTTCAAAGGATTTCAG ATGGGGAGCCTTCAAATTCCATGCAGTCAAAAGAAGAGATCAGAAAGTCTTATGTTCCAAAGAGATTAAAGATCGGCCATGATGA ATATGTACGGATTGGAAATGGTAATCAGCTGGTTAGAAATCCAAAGAGGCGAACACGCGTGTTTGCTAATGAAAAAGTGAGATGGAGCTTGCACACAGCCAGAACACGGTTGgctaaaaagaaaaagttttgcCAGTTTTTTACACGGTTCGGCAAATGCAACAAAGATGATGGAAAATGTCCATACATCCACGATTCATCTAAAATTGCAGTGTGCACCAAGTTTTTGAACGGTTCATGCTCCAATCCAAACTGCAAGTTAACTCATAAG GTCATTCCTGAAAGGATGCAAGATTGTTCTTATTTTTTGCAGG GATTGTGCTCAAACAATCATTGTCCGTATAGACATGTAAATGTGAACTCAGCTGCTTCTGTCTGTGAAGGTTTTCTCAAAGGTTATTGTGCAGATGGCAATGAG TGCCGAAAGAAGCACTCGTATGCATGCCCAGCGTTTGAAGCAACCGGCAAGTGTTCTCAAGGTACAAAGTGCAGGCTCCACCATCCGAAAAACCAGTTGAAAAGGAAACAACCAAGCTCAATGGATCAACAGCAGAAGAATTCGAGGGGTCGTTACTTTGGTTCTGTTAGGGTTGAAGAGGCAACGGGCGTATCAGAAAAGGGCGTATCAGAAAAGCTTTATCTAAAGAATGATGACATGGATGATGATGTGGACTTGTGTCAGGAAGGAAAGTTTGCTGAATATATCAGCTTAGATGTTGGTAATGAAGAAGTTGGGGAGGTAACGGGTGAGGCGAGAACAAGCTTGATGATCAGTGAGCCTTTGGGTTTAGATGCAGATGAGTTTGATGAGCTAACAAAACCTATTGGGATAATGAATAGGGTTGTGTTAGATAGTCCAAGTGAGTGTGACATGGGTGTTTCTTGA
- the LOC110878470 gene encoding uncharacterized protein LOC110878470 isoform X1, whose translation MDFPSFNHHHHRYAPPPPPTNFPDDRSNYYPPHHHIPSVNHLPPPPPLPYPHPPPPPPPPLSVHVPRPSQSYNPDFTFLDAQKSSFFTHNRSSPPRVSGSSHSYRFDYRNDFRSDPARVPSELPHRNRVLPEEHQDYHRSMYSSNPQSESYYKSASRFIDDNINDGYGSSIVSSNIDSYASVRSVVIGGKSSTGKDYVDKYEPRYVSMSENDRIWEHHGDEDPKWVMKVKSEVGRNDGGSFAYGRERERDRDYEHESGKFNRVREGRDREEFKQVQKKSVLLRIGKPNNTNRNRNYEQHASKGYLVESNSCNHRGKDKGKDRDRDRDHTGKECRVEGDRARSPVDLDVSFKSNALVAKPVVTPSSPLSDNSNTQTKNRKVKRVNEFGSPLSKFSERSTRSRSSSRGFDSPSSSEKAPKQQTHKDSVSNEDNSSLPAPVLDQGDGNGGSKAQPLSFRLKKKRKLMNPASRSFNFQLAVKDDKIIKGENLENTPTAPVSGAIPFPTLEETVDSIVDKSPQASVLEKDGSEVRNPNPHCMNSFADDCTENKNLNAQNVSMINDGLVNELNQQPCGNDVSVNLENDAQNISPDVRLSLGGTDISVASGHNQVEIQKASTESNAGFDVVNFSNSLCNEPVQTQEMNLSLHCINSFDDDCTENKSLTGQNVSMINDGLANELHQQQCGNEVSVNLENDTQNITTDVRLSLSGTDIANVVDASNSLCNEPVKIQETSTVSDMNNPLDSCTDDIDIIIVSPEKSDDQGFLDDVSRKEDESQLLEGSTSNQISFNRSNEYSEDALKDSIHTDIFAEDNATRSSSHKEHSFDKDAITEMVTPISTSVLVPSPDHREQLTTDFKDDLPPLSSIVSAFVTDSNGKSGEYRPDILTGIFSPEKVSSFSDSQSLVSKSTDKRISSYLGNLENDDNIIVKSVSKDIALSNAPKTGIKTSSVKTLGSNTNLQGSNLPLTKPSSVPAVPRVVAARSSPSLTNSRISNKTANNATKPRTWRRSSSSPAPVPPPPKQTAMGQNSYIRSGNSLVRKAAPVTAVASRSSVYQLNPSAPNEARNSAVSGNKVNNTYSRVAGSGASVVRPKTPPLSGGTKLPDCPTYSRDMSSSPLELLPASPVEGSPVVQKVSEDQIRASNNSESQKVEDEVATGKKIQYVKRKSNQLVAASSSDQSVQELDKTQASSSSDSYYKRRKNQLIRTIAGNDSANTDVGKASKNSFKRQSGKGLSAPKVTKYKHLRFPSVWTLTSHSLGKDGVSLRQKLRPQLFPWKRSRNLMNLSASISSNSSLSSISRKLLLSRKRETLYTRSKHGFSLRMSKLLSVGGSSLKWSKSIERNSKRTNEEATLAVAAAEKKKREQHGTVSATAEIKRRNNMSRVRIFRIGSVRYKMDPSKRTLQRISDGEPSNSMQSKEEIRKSYVPKRLKIGHDEYVRIGNGNQLVRNPKRRTRVFANEKVRWSLHTARTRLAKKKKFCQFFTRFGKCNKDDGKCPYIHDSSKIAVCTKFLNGSCSNPNCKLTHKVIPERMQDCSYFLQGLCSNNHCPYRHVNVNSAASVCEGFLKGYCADGNECRKKHSYACPAFEATGKCSQGTKCRLHHPKNQLKRKQPSSMDQQQKNSRGRYFGSVRVEEATGVSEKGVSEKLYLKNDDMDDDVDLCQEGKFAEYISLDVGNEEVGEVTGEARTSLMISEPLGLDADEFDELTKPIGIMNRVVLDSPSECDMGVS comes from the exons ATGGACTTCCCGTcgttcaaccaccaccaccacaggtaCGCCCCTCCTCCTCCTCCCACCAATTTCCCCGACGACCGCTCTAATTACTACCCTCCGCACCACCACATCCCGTCAGTCAACCACctccctccaccaccaccacttccataccctcatccaccaccaccgccgccaccaccgctTTCCGTTCACGTTCCTCGACCGTCGCAATCGTACAATCCGGATTTCACCTTTCTTGACGCCCAAAAATCCTCCTTTTTCACCCACAACCGCTCGTCGCCACCTAGGGTTTCCGGTTCCAGCCACTCTTATCGATTTGATTACCGGAATGATTTTAGATCGGATCCGGCTAGGGTTCCGTCGGAACTACCTCACCGGAATCGGGTTCTACCAGAGGAGCATCAGGATTATCACCGCAGTATGTATTCGTCGAATCCCCAATCTGAAAGTTATTATAAATCTGCTAGTAGGTTTATAGATGATAATATCAATGATGGATATGGTAGTAGTATTGTTTCTAGTAACATTGATAGTTATGCGTCTGTTCGGTCTGTTGTGATTGGCGGTAAGTCGTCTACCGGCAAGGATTATGTTGACAAGTATGAGCCTCGGTATGTGTCGATGTCGGAGAATGATAGGATTTGGGAGCATCATGGGGACGAGGATCCGAAATGGGTGATGAAGGTGAAGAGTGAAGTGGGGCGTAATGATGGGGGTTCGTTTGCGTATGGTAGAGAGCGAGAGCGAGACCGGGATTATGAGCACGAATCAGGTAAGTTTAATAGGGTTAGGGAAGGTAGAGACAGAGAGGAGTTTAAGCAAGTGCAAAAGAAGAGTGTTTTACTTAGGATAGGAAAACCGAATAATACTAATAGGAATCGAAACTACGAACAACACGCATCTAAAGGTTACTTAGTTGAATCGAACAGTTGTAATCATAGGGGTAAAGATAAAGGTAAAGATAGGGATAGGGATAGAGACCACACAGGTAAAGAGTGTAGGGTAGAGGGAGACAGAGCGCGTAGCCCTGTAGATCTTGACGTGTCTTTTAAATCTAACGCTTTAGTCGCTAAGCCTGTTGTAACACCCTCAAGTCCGTTGTCTGACAATAGCAACACACAAACTAAGAATCGAAAGGTTAAAAGAGTTAACGAGTTTGGTTCACCGTTATCAAAATTCAGTGAGCGTTCAACGAGGTCTCGAAGCTCTTCACGTGGGTTTGACAGCCCTTCTAGCTCTGAAAAGGCTCCAAAGCAACAAACGCATAAAGATTCTGTTTCTAATGAGGACAACAGTTCTTTGCCGGCCCCGGTTTTAGATCAGGGTGATGGCAATGGAGGATCTAAAGCACAACCCCTGTCATTTAGGCTTAAGAAGAAAAGGAAATTAATGAATCCTGCTTCTCGTTCATTTAATTTTCAGTTGGCAGTGAAAGATGATAAAATTATCAAGGGTGAGAATTTAGAAAATACCCCAACTGCACCTGTTTCTGGCGCCATTCCATTTCCTACTCTAGAAGAAACGGTTGACAGTATAGTGGATAAATCTCCACAGGCTAGCGTTTTAGAGAAAGACGGTTCAGAAGTTCGGAACCCGAACCCTCATTGTATGAACAGTTTTGCTGATGACTGCACTGAAAACAAGAACTTAAATGCACAGAATGTATCTATGATAAATGATGGTCTAGTGAACGAACTTAACCAGCAGCCCTGTGGAAATGACGTTTCCGTGAATCTCGAGAATGATGCCCAGAATATATCTCCAGACGTTAGGCTGTCATTGGGCGGTACTGATATTTCTGTTGCATCAGGGCACAATCAAGTTGAGATTCAGAAAGCATCCACAGAGTCAAATGCGGGTTTTGATGTAGTCAATTTTTCTAACAGTTTGTGCAATGAACCGGTCCAAACACAAGAAATGAACTTGAGTCTTCACTGTATAAACAGTTTTGATGATGACTGCACTGAAAACAAGAGCTTAACTGGACAGAATGTGTCTATGATAAATGATGGTCTAGCGAACGAACTTCACCAGCAGCAGTGTGGAAACGAAGTTTCAGTGAATCTTGAGAACGATACCCAGAATATAACTACAGATGTTAGGCTGTCACTCAGTGGTACTGATATAGCTAATGTAGTTGATGCATCTAACAGCTTGTGCAATGAACCGGTCAAAATACAAGAAACGAGTACTGTTTCTGACATGAACAACCCTTTAGATTCTTGTACTGATGATATTGATATTATTATCGTATCTCCTGAAAAGAGTGATGATCAAGGTTTTCTTGATGACGTATCCAGAAAAGAAGATGAAAGCCAATTGTTGGAGGGTAGTACTAGCAATCAAATATCTTTTAATAGGTCAAATGAATACTCTGAAGATGCTCTTAAAGATTCTATCCATACTGATATCTTTGCCGAAGATAACGCAACACGAAGTAGTTCACATAAGGAGCATTCTTTTGATAAAGATGCAATTACTGAGATGGTAACTCCGATTTCTACATCAGTTCTGGTACCGAGTCCTGACCATAGAGAGCAACTTACTACAGATTTTAAGGATGATTTACCACCCTTGTCAAGTATTGTGTCTGCATTTGTTACAGACTCAAATGGTAAATCGGGGGAATATAGGCCTGATATACTAACCGGTATCTTTTCTCCCGAAAAAGTTTCCAGTTTTTCAGACTCACAGTCGCTGGTTAGCAAATCAACAGATAAAAGGATATCATCTTATTTGGGTAATCTTGAGAACGATGACAATATTATCGTAAAGTCTGTATCGAAAGACATTGCTCTGTCAAATGCTCCTAAAACGGGTATAAAAACTAGCAGTGTTAAGACTCTAGGCTCCAATACAAATCTCCAGGGATCAAATTTGCCATTGACGAAGCCGAGTTCTGTGCCTGCGGTACCACGAGTTGTCGCAGCCCGTTCGTCTCCATCCTTAACAAACTCAAGAATCAGCAACAAAACCGCAAACAACGCAACGAAGCCTCGAACCTGGCGTAGATCTTCTAGCAGTCCCGCTCCTGTTCCTCCGCCACCTAAACAAACTGCAATGGGTCAGAACTCATATATTCGAAGTGGTAACAGTCTTGTAAGAAAAGCCGCCCCTGTGACTGCCGTTGCTTCAAGGTCCTCTGTTTATCAGTTGAATCCTTCAGCCCCGAATGAAGCAAGAAATAGTGCTGTATCAGGAAATAAAGTGAATAATACTTACTCAAGAGTAGCTGGCTCCGGTGCTTCTGTCGTGAGGCCCAAAACACCACCCCTGTCAGGCGGCACCAAATTACCAGATTGCCCTACGTATTCGAGAGATATGTCATCTTCGCCACTTGAACTTCTGCCTGCGTCCCCTGTTGAAGGAAGTCCTGTTGTGCAAAAGGTATCAGAAGATCAAATTCGTGCATCTAACAATTCTGAAAGCCAGAAGGTAGAAGATGAAGTGGCTACAGGAAAAAAGATACAATACGTGAAGCGGAAATCAAACCAGCTGGTTGCTGCGTCGTCTAGTGATCAATCCGTTCAGGAGTTGGATAAGACACAAGCATCGTCATCATCAGATAGCTACTATAAGAGGAGAAAAAATCAACTTATTAGAACAATCGCCGGAAATGACTCAGCAAACACGGATGTGGGCAAAGCTTCAAAGAACAGTTTTAAGCGACAGTCTGGTAAAG GTCTATCTGCACCGAAAGTTACTAAGTATAAGCATTTGAGATTCCCTTCAGTTTGGACGCTTACCTCACACTCACTGGGAAAAGATGGTGTCTCGTTACGTCAGAAGCTGAGGCCCCAATTGTTCCCTTGGAAAAGATCAAGAAATTTGATGAATCTCTCAGCCTCTATATCCAGTAATAGCTCATTATCTTCTATCAG TCGCAAGTTGCTGCTTTCAAGAAAGAGAGAGACGCTCTACACAAGGTCAAAGCATGGGTTTTCTCTTCGTATGTCCAAGTTATTAAGTGTTGGTGGTTCCAGTTTAAAATGGTCAAAATCCATAGAGAGGAACTCAAAAAGAACTAATGAG GAAGCTACACTTGCAGTTGCAGCAGCTGAGAAGAAAAAGAGAGAACAACATGGGACTGTTTCTGCTACGGCTGAAATAAAAAGAAGGAATAACATGTCAA GAGTTCGGATATTTCGTATTGGGTCGGTCAGATACAAAATGGATCCTTCTAAGAGGACACTTCAAAGGATTTCAG ATGGGGAGCCTTCAAATTCCATGCAGTCAAAAGAAGAGATCAGAAAGTCTTATGTTCCAAAGAGATTAAAGATCGGCCATGATGA ATATGTACGGATTGGAAATGGTAATCAGCTGGTTAGAAATCCAAAGAGGCGAACACGCGTGTTTGCTAATGAAAAAGTGAGATGGAGCTTGCACACAGCCAGAACACGGTTGgctaaaaagaaaaagttttgcCAGTTTTTTACACGGTTCGGCAAATGCAACAAAGATGATGGAAAATGTCCATACATCCACGATTCATCTAAAATTGCAGTGTGCACCAAGTTTTTGAACGGTTCATGCTCCAATCCAAACTGCAAGTTAACTCATAAG GTCATTCCTGAAAGGATGCAAGATTGTTCTTATTTTTTGCAGG GATTGTGCTCAAACAATCATTGTCCGTATAGACATGTAAATGTGAACTCAGCTGCTTCTGTCTGTGAAGGTTTTCTCAAAGGTTATTGTGCAGATGGCAATGAG TGCCGAAAGAAGCACTCGTATGCATGCCCAGCGTTTGAAGCAACCGGCAAGTGTTCTCAAGGTACAAAGTGCAGGCTCCACCATCCGAAAAACCAGTTGAAAAGGAAACAACCAAGCTCAATGGATCAACAGCAGAAGAATTCGAGGGGTCGTTACTTTGGTTCTGTTAGGGTTGAAGAGGCAACGGGCGTATCAGAAAAGGGCGTATCAGAAAAGCTTTATCTAAAGAATGATGACATGGATGATGATGTGGACTTGTGTCAGGAAGGAAAGTTTGCTGAATATATCAGCTTAGATGTTGGTAATGAAGAAGTTGGGGAGGTAACGGGTGAGGCGAGAACAAGCTTGATGATCAGTGAGCCTTTGGGTTTAGATGCAGATGAGTTTGATGAGCTAACAAAACCTATTGGGATAATGAATAGGGTTGTGTTAGATAGTCCAAGTGAGTGTGACATGGGTGTTTCTTGA